Genomic segment of Streptomyces zhihengii:
CTCCCGTGCACCGCGAGGACCGGGTGCACACCATGCCCGGAGCGAAGATCGACACCTCGTACTTCACCGCGGGCGGTGAAGGACGGCGCCCCGCCGTGCTCATCGGCCACGGCTTCGGCGGCAGCAAGGCCGATGTGCGCGAGCAGGCCGAGAAGCTGGCCCGCGACGGATACGCCGTGCTGACCTGGTCGGCACGGGGCTTCGGCGCCTCCACCGGCAGCATCGGCCTCAACGACCCGGAGCACGAGGTCGCGGACGTCTCCCGGCTGATCGACTGGCTCGCCGAGCGCCCCGAGGTCCAGCGGGACGCGGACGGCGACCCGCGGGTCGGCATCACCGGCTCCTCGTACGGCGGCGCCGTCTCGCTGCTGGGCGCCGGGCACGACAAGCGGGTCGACGCCATCGCTCCGCAGATCACCTACTGGAACCTCGCCGACGCGCTGTTCCCCGACGGCGTGTTCAAGAAGCTGTGGGCCGGGATCTTCTTCACCACCGGCTCGGCGGCCGGCGGCGGCCTGACCGACGCCCCCGCACCGGACGGCCAGAGGCCCGGCGACGGGCAGCGCGACGGCGAGGCGCCGGGCGAGGGCCAGGCCCCCGCCGGCGGCGCTGCCGCCGCGCCCGGCACGGCCGGTGCGACCCCAGGCGCCACCCCCGGCAACCCTTCGGCCTGCGGCCGGTTCCAGCCGCAGCTCTGCGCCATGTACGAACGCGTCGCTGTGGCCGGCCGCCCCGACGCCGAGGCGCGGCGGCTGCTGGAGGAGCGCAGCCCCTCCGCCGTCGCCGACCGCATCAAGGTCCCGACCCTGATCGTGCAGGGCCAGTCGGACTCCCTGTTCCCCCTCACCCACGCGGACTCCATCGCCGAGGCCGTGTCCGCCGGCGGCGCGCCCGTCGCCGTCGACTGGATCTCCGGCGGCCACGACGGCGGCGACCGCGAGACGGACCGGGTCGAGGCCCGTATCGGGGACTGGTTCGACCGGTACCTGAAGCAGGACGAGAGCGCGGACACCGGTCCGGCGTTCCGCGTCAGCCGTACCGGAGGCGTCGACTCCACCGACGGCCGGGCGCTGCTGCGCGGCGCGACCGCCGACCGCTACCCCGGACTGGAGAGCGGGGCACGGGAGTTCGCCCTGACCGGCCGCGAGCAGACCTTCACCAACCCGGCGGGCGGGAGCCCGCCCTCCGTCTCCGCCATCCCGGGCCTGAGCGCCGGAGCGGGCGCGCTGTCCTCGCTCGGCGTCGGCATCTCCCTCGACTTCCCGGGCCAGTCGGCGGCCTTCACCACCGCGCCGCTGGCCGGGACCACCCGCATCACCGGCACACCGCAGGTCACCGTCACGGTGGCGTCGGACACCGGCGAGGCGGTGCTGTTCGGCAAGGTGTACGACGTCGCGCCCGACGGCCGCGGGCAGGTGCTGCCCTCGCAACTCGTCGCCCCGGTCCGGATCGAGGACGCCCGCGAGGGGAAGAAGGTCACCCTCCGCCTCCCCGCCGTGGACCACGAGGTCGACGCCGGCCACCGGCTGCGGCTCGTCCTGTCCGCGACCGACCTCGGCTACGCCTCCCCGGCGGAGCCCGCCACCTACACCGTCTCGGCCGACGGCCCGCTGACCGTCCCGACGGCGCCGTCCGTGCGGACCCAGGCCGCCGGACTCGCCTGGTGGGTCTGGGCGCTGCCGGTCGCCGGTGTCGTCGTCGCCGCGGTCCTGCTGGTCACCGCGCGCCGCCGGGCCGTCGCCCCCGCGCCCGACCCGGAGCGCGCCGACGTGCCGCTGGAGATCACCGGACTCACCAAGAAGTACAGGAAGTCCACCGACCGCTACGCCGTCCGCGAGCTGTCCTTCCGCGTCGAGAAGGGGCAGGTGCTCGGTCTGCTCGGCCCCAACGGAGCCGGCAAGACCACGACCCTGCGCATGCTGATGGGCCTGATCCGTCCCGACGAGGGCGAGATCCGGGTCTTCGGCCACGCCATCCGCCCCGGCGCGCCGGTGCTCTCCCGGGTCGGCGCGTTCGTCGAGGGAGCGGGCTTCCTGCCGCACCTGTCGGGCCGCGAGAACCTGGAGCTGTACTGGCGGGCGACCGGCCGGCCCGCCGGTGACGCCCACATGGACGAGGCGCTGGAGATCGCCGGCCTCGGCGACGCGCTGGCCCGTGCCGTGCGCACCTACTCGCAGGGCATGCGGCAGCGGCTCGCCATCGCCCAGGCCATGCTGGGCCTCCCGGACCTGCTGATCCTCGACGAGCCGACCAACGGGCTCGACCCGCCGCAGATCCGCGAGATGCGGGACGTGATGATCCGGTACGCCGCCGGGGGCCGGACCGTCATCGTCTCCAGCCACCTCCTCTCGGAGGTGGAGCAGTCCTGCACCCACCTCGTGGTCATGGACCGCGGGCGACTGGTGCAGGCGGGCCCGGTGGCCGAGATCACCGGCGAGGGCGACACCCTGCTCGTCACCACCGACGGCGAGGTGGCCGACCCGGTCGTGGAGAAGCTCGCCACGCTGCCCGGCATCGGCTCGGCCGTGCGCAGCGGCGAGGGGCTGCTCGTCCGGCTGGACGGCGCGAGCGCCACCACGCTCATCGCCGAACTGGTCCGCCTCGACGTGCCCGTCACGGGCGTCGGCCCGCACCGCCGCCTGGAGGACGCGTTCCTCACCCTGATCGGAGGCTCCGCATGAGCGCGCCCGTACACGAGGTCCCGGCCGCCCAGGCCGGGCCCGCCGACGCGGCGCCCGGCTACCGGGCCGGCCGCACCCTGCCCCTGCGGGTGGAGGCGGTGCGCCAGCTCAAGCGGCGGCGGACCCTGGTGATGGCGGGGATCCTCACCGCCCTGCCGTTCGTCCTGATCGCCGCCTTCGCGATCGGCGGTTCGCCCGACAGCCGGGACAACGGCCGGATCAACCTGATGGACACCGCGACGGCGTCGGGCGCCAACTTCGCCGCCACCTGCCTGTTCGTCTCCGCGGGCTTCCTGCTGGTGGTGCCGGTGGCGCTGTTCCACGGGGACACCGTCGCCTCCGAGGCGAACTGGTCGTCGCTGCGCTACCTGCTGGCCGCGCCCGTGCCGCGGACCAGGCTGCTGTGGTCCAAGCTCGCCGTCGCCCTGGGCTTCAGCGCGGCGGCGATGGTCCTGCTGCCGCTGGTCGGTCTGGCGGCGGGCTCGGTGGCCTACGGGTGGGGACCGCTCCGGCTGCCCACCGGCGGGTCGCTGCCGGCCGGGGAGTCGCTGGGCAGGATCGCCGTCGTCGTCGCGTTCGTCTTCCTGTCCCAGCTCGTGACCGCGGGGCTGGCGTTCTGGCTGTCCACCAAGACCGACGCGCCGCTCGGCGCGGTCGGCGGCGCGGTCGGCCTGACGATCATCGGCAATGTGCTCGACGCGGTGACCGCGCTGGGCGCCTGGCGCGAAGTGCTGCCCGCGCACTGGCAGTTCGCCTGGATCGACGCGCTCCAGCCGGAACTCGAATGGACGGGCATGGTGAAGGGCGCCTCGGTCTCCGTCACCTATGCGCTGGTGCTGTTCGCGCTCGCGTTCCGCAACTTCTCCCGCAAGGACATCGTGTCGTAGCGCCAGGGCACGGACATCCGGCGCCAGGGCACGGACATCCGGCGCCGGGCACGGACCTCCGGCGCCACGGCACGGACATCAGGCGACGCGGCAGGTGCGAACGCCCCGAACCGGGGCGAAAGCCCTGCCGTGTTGCCGCATCGAGACGTATCCGCAACCCCTTCGTCTGCTCCTTCCGGCCCCCTCGCACGTCACATTCACAAGTGACGCGACAGCGAGGGGGAACCGCGATGAGGCTCCGTTCGGACACGAACGCCCGTACCGGGAAAGGACGGACCGCCCGGCGGGCGGTCCGCGGTGTGACGGCCGTACTGCTGGCGTCGGGGCTCGCCCTGACGGCCGCCGCGTGCGGAGCGGGCTCCGACAGGAGCGCCGCCGACCGGTCGGAGGGCGGCAGGAGCCACGACGGCGCGCCCGCCCCGGTCGCCCCGGACGGGGGCCAGGGATACGAGGACCGTGACGGCGCGCGGCGTGACGACGCGTCCGGTGACGAGGAGCCGGGCGAGAAGACGCGGAAGCCCGCGCCCGACTACCTGTCGACGTTCGCGCTGGACGTCGACACGGCGTCATACCACTACACCCGGCGGCTGCTGAGGGAGGGCGGCACACCCGAGCCGCGGCAGGTGCGGCCCGAGGAGTTCGTCAACAGCTTCCGCCAGGACTACCGCCGCCCTGACGGCGACGGCTTCTCCGTCACCGTCGACGGCGCGCGCCCCGGGGCGGTGGCCGGAGGGGCGCAGGAGGGCGAGATCACGGCCTCGTCCGAGGGGTCGTCCGGCGGCTCGTCCGACAGGGGGGAGACGGACGCGGGGGACTGGTCCCTGGTGCGGGTCGGCCTCGCGACCGCGGCCGCCGAGGACACCGGGAAGCGTCCGCCCGCCGCCCTCACCTTCGTCATCGACACCTCGGGCTCCATGGCGGAGCCGGGGCGGCTCGACCTGGTCAAGACCTCGCTCTCCACCCTCACCGACCAACTGCGCGACGACGACTCCATCGCCGTCGTCACCTTCAGCGGCGAGGCGGAGACCCGCCTGCCGATGACCCGCCTGGACGGCAACCGCGACAGGATCCACGACATCGTCGACGACCTGGAACCCGGCGCCTCCACCAACGTCGAGGCCGGTGTCACGACCGGGTACGACGCGGCCGTCGAGGGCCGCCGCAAGGGGGCGACCAACCGGGTCGTCCTGCTCTCCGACGCCCTCGCCAACACCGGGGCGACGGAGGCCGACGCCATCCTGGAGCGCATCGACGACGCCCGCCGCGAGCACGGCATCACCCTCTTCGGCGTCGGGGTCGGCAGCGACTACGGCGACGAACTGATGGAACGTCTCGCCGACAAGGGCGACGGCCACACCACCTACGTCTCCACCACCGAGGACGCCCGCGAGGTGTTCGTCGACCAGCTCCCCGCCCATGTCGAACTGCGGGCCCGCGACGCCAAGGCGCAGGTGGCGTTCGACCCGGCGACCGTGCGGCAGTTCCGGCTCATCGGCTACGAGAACCGGGCCGTCGCCGACGACGACTTCCGGAACGACGCGGTCGACGGCGGCGAGGTCGGCCCCGGCCACACGGTGACCGCGCTGTACGCCGTGCGCCTGCGGGAGGGAGCCCGCGGGCATGTGGCGACCGCGACCGTCCGCTGGCTCGACCCGAAGACCAGGGCACCGCACGAGGCGAGCGGTTCGGTGGAGACCGGTGCCGTCGACGGCCCGCTCTGGGGCGAGGCGCCGAGCCGCCTCCAGATCACCGCGGTCGCCGCGTACTTCGCCGAGTCGCTGCGCGGCGGCGGCCTGCCCGGCGACCCGGGCCTCGCCGCCCTGGAGCGCCGCGCCCGCTCCCTCGCCGAGTCCACCGAGGACGACGCGGTGACCGGCCTGGCCGACGCCATCGCCCAGGCGGCCCGCCGCACCTTGGACTGACCGCGCCCCGCGGGTCCCGACCCGGGCGGGCCTTCCAGCCCGTCCGGCGATCGAGGACACGGCCGCGGGCTGTGCCCCGACCACCGACCGGTGGCCCGGGCACAGCCCGACGGCCCCACCGCCGGGCGCCCGGGTGGTGGGGCGGCGCCCACCACCCGGGCCCGGTCCCGGGGTCCACGCCCCGCGCCTGCCCAGCGCCCCGGAATCCCGCTGCGCGGCGACCCCCGGCCCGTCATGATGGCGGGCATGCCGACCCTGCTGATCGCCCTCGCCGTCGTGTCCACCGGCCTGTACGCCGGTTTCATGCTGATCTTCCTGACGGGCGTCATGCCGGGGCTCGGACGGCTCCCCGACGACGGGTTCGTCCCGGCGATGCGCCGCGTCAACGAGACCGTCCCCCGGGGGGTGTTCCTGCTCGTCTTCGCCGCGATCGTGGCGTTCCCCGTCGCCGCGCTGCTCGTGCCGACGGAGGGGCGCACCACGACCGACCGGTGGCTGATCGTCGCCGCGCTCGTCTGCTCGGTCCTCAACCACCTGGTCACCGTCGCCGGCAACATCCCGCTCAACAACGCCCTGGCCGCCTCGGAGAGCGCCGCCCCGCCGGTCCCGGACGGCGAGGTGCGGGCGGCCTTCGAGGCGAGGTGGAACCGGCTCCACCTCGTCCGCACCCTGCTCGTCACCGCCGCCTTCGCGCTGCTCGTCGCCGCGGCCGTGGACTGAGGCGCGTCAGGACGACGCCCCGCCGCGGTGAAGCGGCGGGGGCATCGTCCGGCCGCTCGGGTTCAGGCCATCACCTCATGGGCGGACCGCCAGGCGATCTCCCCGGACAGGCCGCTGACCTCCAGCGTTCCCTCGTCCGTCAGCCGGAGACGGTTGCCGCGCCCGTCGGTGCCCAGGCTCCACACCCGCTGCCCGTCGGCGTCGTCGATGGTGAGGTCGCCGTCCATCTGCATGACGCACATGCCGGGCGACCTGCGCTGCGTCCCGGACGACCACCGCGGAGTGCGTTCGCCGTCCCGGTACAGGACCAGGTTCCCGTCGGTCTCGTAGACGAGCCGGTACCGGCCGTCCCCGGAGCCGATCGAGTCGCCGCCGCGCAGGGTGTCCCCGGGGCGCATGCCGTCGCCCTGGGCCGTGGGGTTCTCGGTGTCGTAGACGTAGCCCAGGTCACGATGGTTGAGCACCGCGTTCACCCGCACGCTCGACCACGGGGGCATCAGGTCGCCGGCGTTCTGCCCCGTCGGGCCGCCGCTCTGCGGCTGGTAGGTCAGTTTCGGGTGTTCGTGCTGCCACTGGGCCCAGAGCCGGTCGATGTTGCAGTGGTGCAGCCAGAAGACGGGGTCGTTGGGCGAACTGGCGCGGTCCATGTTGCCGCCGATCCACGTGTGGACCCTGTTGTGGATGTCCGGTGCCGTCATGCCTTCCAGGGATTTGCGGAAGGTGGGTGTCGTGCCTTCCTCCCACGGCTCGCTGTCGTACGGCGTCAGCGCGAGGCATGCGGTCACGTCGGGTCCGGTCGGCAGGTGTCCGCCATGGGCGCCGAACTGCCGCCGCAGGTACGAAGGCATCGTCGGGTCGGAGGGGTCGATGCAGTTCCATCCGCCGCTGATGGCGAACGGGCCGGTCATCACCCGGTCGTCGCCCGCTCTCCCGTTGCCGCCCATGAAGTAGTCGGCCCAGGGGTCGTCGGTGCCCGTCCAGTCCCAGTACGGAACGGTGAGCGTCGGTGTGCCGGGCGGGGTCGGCAGTGCCACCTCCAGGAGCCGGACGAACTCCCGGTGCCAGGGCAGGAAGGCGGGGGCGTGGTGGTAGAAGGCCGCACCGTTCACGTGCATCTTGACGAAGTCGTCGTAGGAGCCTCGGGACTTCACCTGCCAGATGGCTGTGACGAGCTGCTTCTTCTCTTCCTCGGACAGCAGGGCCTGATTCCTGCGGACAAGCTGGGACATGGCGCGCGCCTCGATCGGATGCTGGGCCGGATGGGTGAACCCCCTCCATCAACGTCGGATCGCAGCAGGCCCGTCGCCAACCTGATTAGGCCATTCGGGTGACATCGCCCGGAGGCCGCCGCCCGGGTCCGGCGGCTGCCGGCGGCGCCGGACCGTCCTCCCCGCCGCCAGGGGGCGGCCCGGCGCTTACACGCCCGCTACGCGTGACCCGCTAGGGTGCCCCTGACCAGCGAAAAGGCCCTCCGGGTCGGAGGGCCTCACGGTGGTGCGCGCGGTGCGCCCCCGGCAGGACTCGAACCTGCGGCCAAGCGCTTAGAAGGCGCCTGCTCTATCCACTGAGCTACGGGGGCCGGATGGTGTGACCGGACAAGGACTCTACCTGCGGGGATGTCCTGGTCAACCACAACAGCGGCTTGTGATGAAGATGTTGTAAGCACCTTGCGTAGGAACTGCTAGGGAAGGTGCCTCGCTTCGCCTGGACGTATCCTCCCGCACGACCAGGAGTGCAGGGGCACCGCCGTGCCCCCTGCCCTGACCCTCTGTGTGGCTCCCTGACGGCCCTTCCCCTGGTCCCTGGTGTCCTGGTGTCACCGCTCCCTCGATGGGCCAGCACGGAGGGACGGAGGGTAGAGCAGGGGTGGGGGCTGAGTGCTTCCCCTCCGGTGAATGGGTGGGGGATGACTCCCTTTCCCATGCCTGCCTATGTGGGTGTGAGTCGGGCCCTCTTCATATCAATGAGAGAGAACTCCCGACTCTCTCTCATTCCAGCCCCGAATCTCAGTCCTGGTGAATTGGAGTGGTCGGGAGGGCAGTCACGGCAGGGCCAGGGCAAATTCACCCAGACCAGGGGAAACCGACCCGGGGGTTATTAAACGGCTGTGGGAGTGGGTGTGTGAGTCCCCTTAAAAATCTAACATAAATGCATAACCGTAGACTCTGCGCTCTCCAGTGTTGACCACTGTCCACCGAATGAAGTGGTGTGCGAGACGGCGAGGGTTACTGTCCAGTAACTAAGAAGGCATGAACATGAGTGCAGGAACATCGAATAAGTGATGTCTGAGTGATGTTTCTTCGCTCCAGTCACCCATTTGTGTCACGCTACAGAAACACCCCTGCTCCACAGCTCCTCTGAGTGCTCATGGAATCGGGCAAACATTCCACCTGGACCCATGGAACGGAGGTGGAGTAGAGGAGAGTCGTGCCCGACCAGCCTTGCTAGGTGCGGTGTGACCAGGGCTTCCGAGTCGAAGCGGAACACGGACAGGGAGACGTGATTCATTGCGTCTTCGGCGGCAGAGAACCTTGTCTCCAATCCTTCCTGATCTCCGAGCCTCTCCAGCCCTTCGAGGGTCATGCGAATGCGAGTGGATACCGTGAGGGTTACTCCCTCAATCTCCTCACGCAGTCGGGTCACCTCTCCGTCCGGATTCCCGAGAAGGAACCTAACCCGACACCCTTGCTGGACTTTCCGCCGGAGGATTCCGGCGAAGTCCGGAACCTGAGTCCACAGGAAGTAATTGGTGTAGCCAGCGAAGAACAAATCCTCAGCGGCCTCACTGGTCAAGTCTGCCCAAACGCTTGAGGGGCACGCGGAGCGATAGGGGTAGCTGTGGAGGATCTCCCTATCTCCTCCGGTCTTAATCCGTTCCTTGACTGCCTTAGGCCAGATCATTTCCTCGTCCACTCCCAATGCCCTGCAAGTGTCCTCGCGGTTCCTCGGATGGGGAATCAGGTCAGCATCACTAACCCATCTCTCAACCGTCTTGCCGGAAACCCCCACCTTTAACGCCAGTCTCCTGGGTGACAGACCGGCGGACTCCATAGCTGATCGTAGGGCAGAGTTCAAGGTTCCTCCCGTGGACATCTAGGACGTTCTCAGACTGTAGCCCTAGACGTCCCAACTGTCTTGAGTCTTGGCCCGATACGACCTGTAGGGGTGGCCAACCTGTCCCGCATGACGGAGCAGAGGACAACCCCCTTCAGGCTCGGTGTGTATCGCGTGAACCAGGCGACGGGTAAGAGAACAGTGGTCGTACCTACTCGGGAGGTGAAAGCAGGCGAACCCCTGATGACTTCACAGTTCCCTCCGTGCCTCTGTCATCGGTGCGAAGTGAGAGAGTAAGAAAGAGGGCCGGTTGACTCCGGCCCTTTTCTCATGCCGCCTTCTCTAGTTCCTGTCGAATCTCTGCGTATCGCTGGCTCACGTAGCTACGGCTGACGCCGATCTCCTTCGCTGCTTCCGTTGGATTGAGTCCAGCGAGGAACGCCTTACGGATGGCTGCCTTGTTCTTCTCGGCGTTAGCGTTACTCCTCTTCCCTCCGTTAGTGACGCCGTTACCGTTACCGTTACTGTCAGCGTTACTTGCGTTAGGCGTTACAGCGTTACCGTTACTCCCCTTGGGCGTTAGTGCCTGCGTTACTACCGTTACCGTCACTTCCTGCGTAAGCGTTAGTTCGAGGTCCCTGAACTTACGGCGGTAGATCGGTGCCACTTCGCTGGTGCAGATCAGAATTACCGGAGCGATGGAGTGGATACCAACTCCCACCCAGTCGTCTACTGCATAGCTTCCCCAGGTGTTGAGGAACAGAGAAGCCAGGCCGGTGACCCACCGGAAGGCAGTAGGCCACCTACCTCCCTTTAGTCCGTGCTTGGATAGGACAGCATCTGCGGATAGGGATAGGACAAGGGCAGCATCGACCAGGGCCGGTAGTACCCAACCCGTCCACTGCCATTCGCTGTGCTCGGAGACTAGCGGTGCTCCCGTCATGAGGCTGAAGAGGATTGCTCCTCCGGTGATGACCCACACTGCTGCATTCACTGTCTTGCGGGTGTTACGGATGGAACGCAGCTCGCTGGTTACGTCGGTGTTCATGTCTTGCTCCAATGGTTGGTTACGGTGTCACTTGCGTTAGTGACGTCAGACCGTTAGTAACGCCGTTCGTTAGTAACGGCGCTTTGGTTACGGTTACGGTTACGGTTACGCCGTTGGTTAGCAACGCTCGGCCAACGGTTACGGCATGATGAGTGACGCCGGTACGTCAGTAACGGAGGCGTATTGGTGATAGCCCTCAGCCGGCTGAAAATGGGAGCCAGCAAAAGGGGAGGTGTTGTCGGGTGTTCAGATCACTCACCCAGTACCGGTCATGAACTCAGGCAGGTCACTGAACTTCTCGGACTGGATAAGGTCGGACAGTTCCGTCTCAGGCAGATAGGTGGAGATGAGTCCATCCACTCGGTAATCGGAGAGCTGAGCGGAGAGGATAAGGAACCGTGACTTCCCTCCGTCTAGCAGGTACTCAATCCTGGCTAGCTCCCCATCCCTGAATGACTTCCTCAGCTTGGGTAGTAGCAGTTCATAGGTGCCTGCATATCCGATCCGGTAGTTCCCTCCGGAAGTCACGGCTACATAGGTGTAACCGGGGGAGTGGTTAGTGACTCCCATCTGAATGAGTAGGTCTCCTTGTGCCACTAGCTGAGTCATGTACTGGGCAGAGGAGTGGAGACGACAAAGCCCGATCCTCTGAGAAGAATCCCTGGATGGGGCAGAGCAGATGGAACCGTCATCCATCCTCCAAGGGCAGGTGCGTACATTCATGGGTGATGCTTCCTTTCGGTGTGGACCCCGGGTTGTTTAACGGGTCCTGCTGATGTGTGTATGAGGCCGGAGGGGCAAGGAACATAAATCCAGTACTTCTCAGCCGGCTGGAGGGTATTGCATATATCCATGGGGAGTCCTGGATTCACTCACTGGTTCGTGGTTCGAGTGTCAGCGAGACCACGACTGGAGAGGTAAGGACTAACGAGGACTAACGGATGGGAAGGACTGGCCAGCCTTACGGTGGCCAGGCTTCTGGGTAAGACCTCTAGCAACTCAAGCGCCGTGCGGCTAAAAGACATCGCTACGCTCTCGGCCTAGGGGCCTTCGCTTCGCTCAATCGGAGGGAGAGTAACCGTGTCTTCTCCTCCGGTAAGACTGGTGCAGGGCCCTAGCCCGGAACCAGGCTCTAGGTGGAATCTGATGCTTAGGGCCATAAATTGGATTGAGACTGGAGAAGAGAAGTGCCTCATTCACTCTCCAGTGAGTAAGACTGGTGTAGGCCCTTAGGCCGGAGCCAGGCTTCTGGGCCTGACAGATGAATGAGACCGGAGGAAGAGTGTCTGTCTTCTCCTCCAATGAAGCGAGCGCAGCGAAGCGTGCAGTTGAGCCGCCCGGCGTTTGAGGTGCCAAGACTTAGCCCCGATGGACTTCCGGCCTAGGGGCCTCCGTCCATCACTCAGGACAATTGAGGTTTCTCCTACTTAGGGCCATAAGTCACCCGCTTAAATGGTCGACCATGGATGCTTCTTACTTAGGGCCATAAGTCAGACCTGACGACCAGACCTGACCCACCCTGGATACCTCTTACTTAGGGCCATAAGTCGCACAGCCCTGGAGGATCTTGGTCAGGCTTGGGTGTCTCTTACTTAGGGCCATAAGTCGGAACCACCTGACCCCCGAGACACCTCTTACTTAGGGCCATAAGTCAGGGACGGGCACGTGACCACGGGGCGACACCGAGACACCTCTTACTTAGGGCCATAAGTCAGAAGCCTTCATCTTCGAGGTACTCATCCTCCCCGGACCAGCCAGGATCGGTGAACCTGCCAGGCTGGAGATAGAACGTGGTCCTAGCTCCCCGCTTACTCCCCACGGTCGTGACGGTTAGCCAGCCAGAGTCAACGAGAGTCTTCACTCCCCGCTCCGTGTAAGACCGAAGATTCCCCACCCTGTTCTTCCTGCCGACTGCATCGGCAAGGGAGCGCCAAGGGATGGTGACTAGAGAGTCTTCCCCCGCCAGCCTGGCTAGCTGCTTGGCTACCAGCATCCCGGAAAGGGGAACGCACTGAATGACATCCTGATACCAGAGATACGCCTGTCCGGCTGGAGGCATGTTCTCTGAGGCGAGAGGCTGTCCTCGCTTACTCAGCAGTCGTACACGTTCCTTGATCTCACCCGAGTATCGGGCGAGGAACCCTGTTCCCTTCTCCTTCAGTGGAGAGCCAGCCATGACGGTGGTGATGATGGATGCCTGTCCGGGGATTCCCTTGGGCCATTCCTTCTTTGCCTTGTCCGTTCCTGCCCAACCTCCTGCCTTGAACTGATTGGCAAACCGGCTGAGGTCTCCGTCGTAAAGGTCCTCATAGCTGAACGTCTTGCTCATGTCTTCTTCTCCGTTGCTTGGTTGGTTCGGCTGCACTCCCAGTGCAAGCCGTATGGGTACAACAAAGGGGCTCCGCTGGAAGGCAGAGCCCCTCTGAGGTGTGCTACTGGATTAGTCGAGAAGGTCTGCTAGATACTCCCGAACCTTGCCACTCTCGTCTCCATCAATGATGGTCTCGACTAGGTTCGCTAGCTCGTAAGGATTGGAGGAGAACAGGACTAGCAGTGCCCCAATCTCCTTGGACACAAATCCCTTGCCCACTCCTTCGAATGGAATGGAGTACTCGCCATCTCGGCTTACCTGAGTCTCCACCCCCTTCACCACCCTGGCCGGATAGTCGGTGGCCCTACGTAGGTGGGTGAGAACCTCAACGTGCTTAC
This window contains:
- a CDS encoding vWA domain-containing protein; the encoded protein is MRLRSDTNARTGKGRTARRAVRGVTAVLLASGLALTAAACGAGSDRSAADRSEGGRSHDGAPAPVAPDGGQGYEDRDGARRDDASGDEEPGEKTRKPAPDYLSTFALDVDTASYHYTRRLLREGGTPEPRQVRPEEFVNSFRQDYRRPDGDGFSVTVDGARPGAVAGGAQEGEITASSEGSSGGSSDRGETDAGDWSLVRVGLATAAAEDTGKRPPAALTFVIDTSGSMAEPGRLDLVKTSLSTLTDQLRDDDSIAVVTFSGEAETRLPMTRLDGNRDRIHDIVDDLEPGASTNVEAGVTTGYDAAVEGRRKGATNRVVLLSDALANTGATEADAILERIDDARREHGITLFGVGVGSDYGDELMERLADKGDGHTTYVSTTEDAREVFVDQLPAHVELRARDAKAQVAFDPATVRQFRLIGYENRAVADDDFRNDAVDGGEVGPGHTVTALYAVRLREGARGHVATATVRWLDPKTRAPHEASGSVETGAVDGPLWGEAPSRLQITAVAAYFAESLRGGGLPGDPGLAALERRARSLAESTEDDAVTGLADAIAQAARRTLD
- a CDS encoding ABC transporter permease, translated to MSAPVHEVPAAQAGPADAAPGYRAGRTLPLRVEAVRQLKRRRTLVMAGILTALPFVLIAAFAIGGSPDSRDNGRINLMDTATASGANFAATCLFVSAGFLLVVPVALFHGDTVASEANWSSLRYLLAAPVPRTRLLWSKLAVALGFSAAAMVLLPLVGLAAGSVAYGWGPLRLPTGGSLPAGESLGRIAVVVAFVFLSQLVTAGLAFWLSTKTDAPLGAVGGAVGLTIIGNVLDAVTALGAWREVLPAHWQFAWIDALQPELEWTGMVKGASVSVTYALVLFALAFRNFSRKDIVS
- a CDS encoding anthrone oxygenase family protein, producing MPTLLIALAVVSTGLYAGFMLIFLTGVMPGLGRLPDDGFVPAMRRVNETVPRGVFLLVFAAIVAFPVAALLVPTEGRTTTDRWLIVAALVCSVLNHLVTVAGNIPLNNALAASESAAPPVPDGEVRAAFEARWNRLHLVRTLLVTAAFALLVAAAVD
- a CDS encoding helix-turn-helix domain-containing protein; its protein translation is MESAGLSPRRLALKVGVSGKTVERWVSDADLIPHPRNREDTCRALGVDEEMIWPKAVKERIKTGGDREILHSYPYRSACPSSVWADLTSEAAEDLFFAGYTNYFLWTQVPDFAGILRRKVQQGCRVRFLLGNPDGEVTRLREEIEGVTLTVSTRIRMTLEGLERLGDQEGLETRFSAAEDAMNHVSLSVFRFDSEALVTPHLARLVGHDSPLLHLRSMGPGGMFARFHEHSEELWSRGVSVA
- a CDS encoding alpha/beta fold hydrolase, with amino-acid sequence MKIRLPRPAARSRWFAGAAALVVLAGAGTWTAVADDGAPPVHREDRVHTMPGAKIDTSYFTAGGEGRRPAVLIGHGFGGSKADVREQAEKLARDGYAVLTWSARGFGASTGSIGLNDPEHEVADVSRLIDWLAERPEVQRDADGDPRVGITGSSYGGAVSLLGAGHDKRVDAIAPQITYWNLADALFPDGVFKKLWAGIFFTTGSAAGGGLTDAPAPDGQRPGDGQRDGEAPGEGQAPAGGAAAAPGTAGATPGATPGNPSACGRFQPQLCAMYERVAVAGRPDAEARRLLEERSPSAVADRIKVPTLIVQGQSDSLFPLTHADSIAEAVSAGGAPVAVDWISGGHDGGDRETDRVEARIGDWFDRYLKQDESADTGPAFRVSRTGGVDSTDGRALLRGATADRYPGLESGAREFALTGREQTFTNPAGGSPPSVSAIPGLSAGAGALSSLGVGISLDFPGQSAAFTTAPLAGTTRITGTPQVTVTVASDTGEAVLFGKVYDVAPDGRGQVLPSQLVAPVRIEDAREGKKVTLRLPAVDHEVDAGHRLRLVLSATDLGYASPAEPATYTVSADGPLTVPTAPSVRTQAAGLAWWVWALPVAGVVVAAVLLVTARRRAVAPAPDPERADVPLEITGLTKKYRKSTDRYAVRELSFRVEKGQVLGLLGPNGAGKTTTLRMLMGLIRPDEGEIRVFGHAIRPGAPVLSRVGAFVEGAGFLPHLSGRENLELYWRATGRPAGDAHMDEALEIAGLGDALARAVRTYSQGMRQRLAIAQAMLGLPDLLILDEPTNGLDPPQIREMRDVMIRYAAGGRTVIVSSHLLSEVEQSCTHLVVMDRGRLVQAGPVAEITGEGDTLLVTTDGEVADPVVEKLATLPGIGSAVRSGEGLLVRLDGASATTLIAELVRLDVPVTGVGPHRRLEDAFLTLIGGSA
- a CDS encoding tyrosinase family protein encodes the protein MSQLVRRNQALLSEEEKKQLVTAIWQVKSRGSYDDFVKMHVNGAAFYHHAPAFLPWHREFVRLLEVALPTPPGTPTLTVPYWDWTGTDDPWADYFMGGNGRAGDDRVMTGPFAISGGWNCIDPSDPTMPSYLRRQFGAHGGHLPTGPDVTACLALTPYDSEPWEEGTTPTFRKSLEGMTAPDIHNRVHTWIGGNMDRASSPNDPVFWLHHCNIDRLWAQWQHEHPKLTYQPQSGGPTGQNAGDLMPPWSSVRVNAVLNHRDLGYVYDTENPTAQGDGMRPGDTLRGGDSIGSGDGRYRLVYETDGNLVLYRDGERTPRWSSGTQRRSPGMCVMQMDGDLTIDDADGQRVWSLGTDGRGNRLRLTDEGTLEVSGLSGEIAWRSAHEVMA